One Deinococcus terrestris genomic window carries:
- a CDS encoding SDR family NAD(P)-dependent oxidoreductase, giving the protein MTNIALITGGSRGLGRSMAQHLARSGLDVIFTYQSRSEDAQALVRELEALGRRAAALPLDVSEAGSFRTFAGQVRGVLQGWDEDQLYDLVNNAGIGLHASFEQTTAEQLDRLYAIHVKGPYLLTQALLPLVQDGGRILNVSTGLTRFALPGHAAYATMKGAVETLTKYLALELGARRISVNVLAPGAIETDFGGGAVRDNEQVNRMIAGNTALGRAGLPDDIGSVVAALLSPGTAWINAQRIEASGGQNL; this is encoded by the coding sequence ATGACGAACATTGCCCTTATCACCGGCGGCAGCCGCGGCCTCGGCCGCAGCATGGCGCAGCACCTTGCCCGCAGTGGCCTGGACGTGATCTTCACCTACCAGTCCCGTAGCGAGGACGCGCAGGCCCTTGTCCGCGAACTGGAAGCCCTGGGCCGGCGCGCCGCCGCCCTCCCCCTCGACGTCTCCGAGGCGGGATCATTCCGCACCTTTGCCGGGCAGGTCCGGGGCGTTCTTCAGGGCTGGGATGAGGATCAGCTCTACGATCTGGTCAACAATGCCGGGATTGGCCTGCACGCCAGCTTCGAGCAGACCACCGCCGAACAGCTCGACCGGCTGTACGCCATTCACGTCAAAGGGCCGTACCTGCTCACGCAGGCGCTGCTGCCTCTCGTGCAGGACGGCGGGCGCATCCTGAACGTGTCCACCGGCCTGACCCGCTTCGCTCTGCCCGGCCACGCCGCGTACGCCACCATGAAAGGCGCTGTGGAAACCCTGACGAAGTACCTCGCCTTGGAACTCGGGGCACGCCGCATCAGCGTGAACGTGCTGGCACCGGGAGCCATTGAAACGGACTTTGGGGGCGGCGCCGTCCGGGACAACGAGCAGGTCAACCGCATGATCGCCGGGAATACCGCGCTGGGCCGCGCGGGCCTACCGGACGACATCGGGAGCGTGGTCGCGGCCCTGCTGTCGCCCGGCACGGCCTGGATCAATGCCCAGCGCATAGAGGCGTCGGGCGGTCAGAACCTCTGA